One Henriciella litoralis genomic window carries:
- a CDS encoding TonB-dependent receptor: MRNITGKAVFAIALAAILTPAATAQDGDEDSDRAVMKEVVVTARKRAESVQDVPLSVTAVSEEDLRAKAVVTIEQVTAVTSGLTVSRNANNIPTFRIRGLGTGGGSESFEQSVALFIDGTYLGRVSEYNQPLYDLERLEVIKGTQAALLAKNTSLGAISLTTRKPGHEFSYDLSTQYEMELGSSIVDVGVTLPVSDTLSLRLAGQAMNATGPVKNTALGTEQSNDSLAGRFTAVWTPTARFNAIFSYNDYEVEMIGSSEEAASDTLGILAARGALEGIQTEARLNYKNQVQGSIFGDIKDRTTGRRAILTLNYDIGDFTLTSVTAGAEYNQVRFFDTDVGPGLWADQNPVKNGNEQFSQELRIASPAGDRFNWLAGLYYQNEDFYIHRKYDIYSDLAAGIAGGSPIAGANQDNYDQSTDTYSLFSQANYEFNDRLTGSLGLRVTNEKRSAEYMRIASRSGLFTTFLFPDLVGSPPEIDETSVDGSIGLQYELNDDHMIYASFSRGSKGEGFIAQPTNIPNSSAPKETADSFEIGAKINFNGGYFNIAAFDTQIEALQQALFNGTRFDTSPYDLSSRGFEFDTRYHFSPSWGINATATYADVSYETDISPQADGLRPLNTPEWSGSANLRYDAPISDDLEITAEAGIDYSSELYWSLRNQNTCTGSAPSNTIPCTDAYTKVNARIMLKNSSQGWDLALVGRNLTDEKTIAYARASTFINGVVNASLAPPRTVALQFSIHR, encoded by the coding sequence ATGAGAAATATCACAGGCAAAGCTGTCTTCGCTATCGCGCTGGCCGCGATATTGACGCCCGCTGCCACGGCTCAGGATGGCGATGAAGACTCCGACCGGGCTGTAATGAAGGAAGTTGTCGTGACAGCCCGTAAACGCGCGGAAAGCGTGCAGGATGTCCCATTGAGCGTTACTGCTGTCAGTGAAGAAGACCTTCGCGCAAAGGCCGTAGTAACAATCGAGCAGGTCACCGCCGTCACTTCGGGACTGACCGTGTCACGGAACGCTAACAATATCCCGACATTCCGGATCAGGGGTCTTGGTACGGGAGGGGGGTCTGAGTCCTTTGAACAATCGGTCGCCCTGTTTATTGATGGCACATATCTTGGTCGTGTGAGTGAGTATAATCAGCCACTTTATGATCTTGAGCGACTCGAGGTGATCAAGGGCACGCAGGCCGCTCTGCTGGCCAAGAACACCAGCCTCGGTGCCATAAGCCTTACCACGCGCAAACCTGGCCACGAGTTCAGCTACGACCTGTCGACACAGTACGAGATGGAGTTGGGATCCAGCATCGTTGATGTTGGTGTGACCTTGCCGGTATCCGATACCTTGTCCTTGCGGCTCGCTGGACAGGCGATGAATGCGACCGGCCCGGTCAAAAACACCGCGCTCGGAACCGAGCAGAGCAACGACAGCCTGGCTGGCCGCTTTACGGCGGTCTGGACCCCTACAGCCCGCTTCAATGCCATCTTCTCCTACAATGACTATGAAGTCGAAATGATTGGAAGTTCAGAGGAGGCCGCGTCCGACACACTGGGTATCCTTGCGGCCAGGGGCGCGCTGGAAGGCATTCAAACAGAAGCTCGGCTCAACTACAAAAATCAGGTACAAGGGTCGATCTTCGGCGATATCAAGGATCGAACGACAGGCCGCCGGGCCATCCTTACACTGAATTACGACATCGGTGATTTTACGCTGACCTCGGTTACGGCAGGTGCTGAGTATAACCAGGTGCGCTTCTTCGATACTGATGTCGGGCCAGGCCTTTGGGCAGACCAGAACCCCGTCAAAAATGGCAACGAGCAATTCAGCCAGGAATTGCGGATTGCTTCTCCAGCAGGCGACCGCTTCAATTGGCTGGCCGGCCTCTACTATCAAAACGAAGACTTCTACATTCATCGCAAGTACGACATCTATTCCGACCTCGCTGCGGGTATCGCCGGAGGGTCTCCCATAGCTGGGGCCAACCAGGATAATTACGACCAGTCCACAGATACGTACTCTTTGTTTTCGCAAGCCAATTATGAGTTCAATGACCGCCTGACGGGCAGCCTCGGCCTTAGGGTCACAAATGAAAAACGTTCAGCTGAATACATGCGGATTGCAAGCCGTTCCGGGCTTTTCACCACTTTCCTGTTTCCTGATCTCGTGGGCTCCCCACCGGAAATCGACGAAACGTCAGTGGATGGGTCGATCGGCCTTCAATACGAGTTGAACGATGATCACATGATCTATGCGTCCTTCTCTAGAGGTTCGAAAGGAGAGGGCTTTATTGCCCAGCCGACGAATATTCCAAACTCGTCGGCGCCAAAAGAAACGGCTGACAGCTTTGAGATCGGCGCCAAGATCAATTTCAATGGGGGCTACTTCAATATAGCCGCATTCGACACGCAGATTGAGGCGCTGCAGCAAGCCCTGTTCAACGGAACCCGTTTTGATACGAGCCCGTACGACCTGTCTTCTCGAGGCTTCGAGTTCGATACGCGATACCATTTTTCACCAAGCTGGGGTATCAACGCGACAGCGACATATGCAGATGTTTCGTATGAGACAGATATCAGTCCGCAGGCCGATGGCCTAAGGCCACTTAACACGCCAGAATGGTCGGGTAGTGCCAATTTGCGGTATGATGCTCCCATTAGCGATGATCTGGAAATTACCGCCGAAGCCGGGATCGACTATTCTTCAGAACTGTACTGGTCTTTGAGAAACCAGAACACCTGCACGGGGTCAGCGCCGAGCAATACGATACCGTGTACGGATGCCTACACGAAAGTGAACGCACGCATCATGTTGAAG